The Chanodichthys erythropterus isolate Z2021 chromosome 12, ASM2448905v1, whole genome shotgun sequence genome contains a region encoding:
- the LOC137032701 gene encoding uncharacterized protein isoform X2 encodes MPSTSTSATVPDLGGHDDVSMDCEVTVSVDPDPTSADNEMTTETSASCSDQAVKIQQLEAETKRLAEELLAQQRAAVYYNEKSTKLQEALNKEEFTVNNLSEKQLKYYTGLRSRKLFDWIVKVVSARQLPYFCEKLSITDKVLLLLMKLRLGLQNKDLAYRFKISADQVTKIVNIGSSVMADALKFLIVWPEKGAIIRNLPKAFKKTRRYKKTCVIIDCRAVCFLSKCWGGRVSDKELTINSGFLEQLEHGDQVMADRGFLIREELLCRGASLVIPAFTKGKNQLSHKEVIDSRKTANVRIHVERAIGRMKKFRILNTTWELGLVKSADNIVTIIAALVNLLPPLVK; translated from the exons GGTTCCGGATCTGGGTGGTCATGATGATGTTAGCATGGACTGTGAAGTGACCGTCAGTGTTGACCCCGATCCCACTTCTGCTGACAACGAAATGACCACAGAAACAAGCGCCAGTTGCTCTGACCAGGCAGTGAAAATACAGCAGCTCGAGGCAGAGACCAAGAGACTGGCAGAAGAACTTCTGGCACAGCAACGAGCAGCTGTGTACTACAATGAGAAGAGCACGAAACTCCAAGAAGCTCTAAATAAAGAAGAATTCACTGTAAACAACCTGAGCGAAAAACAACTCAAGTATTACACAG GCCTCAGAAGTCGGAAACTATTTGATTGGATAGTTAAAGTGGTGTCTGCTCGTCAACTGCCCTACTTCTGTGAGAAATTAAGCATCACAGACAAGGTCCTTCTTCTTTTAATGAAGCTGAGGCTGGGACTGCAGAACAAGGACCTAGCATACAG GTTCAAGATAAGTGCTGACCAAGTAACAAAGATAGTGAACATCGGAAGCTCTGTAATGGCTGATGCCCTGAAGTTCCTGATAGTGTGGCCAGAAAAAGGGGCGATAATAAGAAACCTGCCTAAAGCTTTTAAGAAAACTAGAAGATACAAAAAGACTTGTGTCATAATTGACTGCA GAGCAGTTTGCTTTCTGTCGAAGTGCTGGGGTGGCCGGGTATCAGACAAGGAGCTGACAATCAACAGTGGATTCCTGGAACAGCTGGAGCATGGGGACCAG GTTATGGCAGATCGAGGATTCCTCATTCGAGAAGAACTTCTCTGCAGAGGAGCAAGCCTCGTCATCCCTGCATTCACAAAGGGCAAAAATCAGCTTAGCCACAAGGAAGTCATCGACTCAAGGAAAACTGCCAATGTCAGAATTCAC GTAGAACGGGCCATTGGTCGGATGAAAAAATTCCGGATTCTGAACACAACATGGGAACTCGGACTGGTCAAGAGTGCAGACAACATAGTAACAATAATCGCTGCACTTGTTAATCTGCTACCTCCACTAGTGAAATAA
- the LOC137032701 gene encoding uncharacterized protein isoform X1, with translation MPSTSTSATVPDLGGHDDVSMDCEVTVSVDPDPTSADNEMTTETSASCSDQAVKIQQLEAETKRLAEELLAQQRAAVYYNEKSTKLQEALNKEEFTVNNLSEKQLKYYTGLRSRKLFDWIVKVVSARQLPYFCEKLSITDKVLLLLMKLRLGLQNKDLAYRFKISADQVTKIVNIGSSVMADALKFLIVWPEKGAIIRNLPKAFKKTRRYKKTCVIIDCSEIFIQRPSNLLARNVTYSTYKHHNTLKLLVGITPTGAVCFLSKCWGGRVSDKELTINSGFLEQLEHGDQVMADRGFLIREELLCRGASLVIPAFTKGKNQLSHKEVIDSRKTANVRIHVERAIGRMKKFRILNTTWELGLVKSADNIVTIIAALVNLLPPLVK, from the exons GGTTCCGGATCTGGGTGGTCATGATGATGTTAGCATGGACTGTGAAGTGACCGTCAGTGTTGACCCCGATCCCACTTCTGCTGACAACGAAATGACCACAGAAACAAGCGCCAGTTGCTCTGACCAGGCAGTGAAAATACAGCAGCTCGAGGCAGAGACCAAGAGACTGGCAGAAGAACTTCTGGCACAGCAACGAGCAGCTGTGTACTACAATGAGAAGAGCACGAAACTCCAAGAAGCTCTAAATAAAGAAGAATTCACTGTAAACAACCTGAGCGAAAAACAACTCAAGTATTACACAG GCCTCAGAAGTCGGAAACTATTTGATTGGATAGTTAAAGTGGTGTCTGCTCGTCAACTGCCCTACTTCTGTGAGAAATTAAGCATCACAGACAAGGTCCTTCTTCTTTTAATGAAGCTGAGGCTGGGACTGCAGAACAAGGACCTAGCATACAG GTTCAAGATAAGTGCTGACCAAGTAACAAAGATAGTGAACATCGGAAGCTCTGTAATGGCTGATGCCCTGAAGTTCCTGATAGTGTGGCCAGAAAAAGGGGCGATAATAAGAAACCTGCCTAAAGCTTTTAAGAAAACTAGAAGATACAAAAAGACTTGTGTCATAATTGACTGCAGTGAGATCTTCATACAGCGGCCATCTAATTTACTAGCTCGAAATGTTACATACTCCACATACAAACATCACAACACGTTGAAGCTGTTGGTGGGAATTACTCCAACAGGAGCAGTTTGCTTTCTGTCGAAGTGCTGGGGTGGCCGGGTATCAGACAAGGAGCTGACAATCAACAGTGGATTCCTGGAACAGCTGGAGCATGGGGACCAG GTTATGGCAGATCGAGGATTCCTCATTCGAGAAGAACTTCTCTGCAGAGGAGCAAGCCTCGTCATCCCTGCATTCACAAAGGGCAAAAATCAGCTTAGCCACAAGGAAGTCATCGACTCAAGGAAAACTGCCAATGTCAGAATTCAC GTAGAACGGGCCATTGGTCGGATGAAAAAATTCCGGATTCTGAACACAACATGGGAACTCGGACTGGTCAAGAGTGCAGACAACATAGTAACAATAATCGCTGCACTTGTTAATCTGCTACCTCCACTAGTGAAATAA